From a region of the Rhinolophus sinicus isolate RSC01 linkage group LG04, ASM3656204v1, whole genome shotgun sequence genome:
- the MTNR1A gene encoding melatonin receptor type 1A — MAGRPWGAPGGTLKGNSSALLNASQQAPGGGGGDARPRPSWLASTLAFILIFTIVVDVVGNLLVILSVYRNKKLRNAGNMFVVSLAVADLVVAVYPYPLVLTSIFNNGWNLGYLHCEISGFLMGLSVIGSIFNITGIAINRYCYICHSLKYDKLCSNKNSLCCVFLIWMLTLAAIMPNLRVGTLQYDPRIYSCTFAQSVSSAYTAAVVVFHFIVPMTIVIFCYLRIWILVLQVRWRVKPDKKSKLKPQDFRNFVTMFVVFVLFAVCWAPLNFIGLAVASDPASMVPRIPEWLFVASYYMAYFNSCLNAIIYGVLNQNFRKEYRRIIVSLCTAKMFFMDSSNDIADRVQCKPSPLMANNNPIKVDSV, encoded by the exons ATGGCCGGACGGCCATGGGGCGCGCCGGGCGGGACCTTGAAGGGGAACAGCAGTGCGTTGCTCAACGCCTCGCAGCAGGCGCCCGGCGGCGGGGGTGGGGACGCGCGGCCGCGACCCTCGTGGCTGGCCTCCACGCTCGCCTTCATCCTCATCTTCACCATCGTGGTGGACGTCGTGGGCAACCTCCTGGTCATCCTGTCCGTGTATCGGAACAAGAAGCTGAGGAACGCAG GAAATATGTTTGTGGTGAGCCTAGCAGTTGCAGACCTGGTGGTGGCTGTTTACCCCTACCCCTTAGTGCTGACATCTATATTTAACAATGGTTGGAACCTGGGATATCTGCACTGCGAAATTAGTGGTTTCCTAATGGGCTTGAGTGTCATCGGTTCAATATTCAATATCACTGGAATTGCCATTAACCGCTACTGCTACATCTGCCACAGTCTCAAGTATGACAAGCTGTGTAGTAACAAGAATTCCCTCTGCTGCGTGTTCCTGATATGGATGTTGACACTTGCTGCAATCATGCCCAACTTGCGTGTCGGAACTCTGCAGTATGACCCGCGGATCTATTCCTGTACATTTGCACAGTCTGTCAGTTCCGCATACACGGCAGCAGTTGTGGTTTTCCATTTCATCGTTCCCATGACCATAGTCATCTTCTGTTACCTAAGAATATGGATCCTGGTTCTTCAGGTCAGATGGAGGGTGAAACCTGACAAGAAATCCAAACTGAAACCACAGGATTTCAGGAACTTTGTCACCATGTTTGTGGTTTTTGTACTTTTTGCTGTTTGCTGGGCTCCTCTAAACTTTATTGGTCTTGCTGTAGCCTCAGATCCTGCCAGCATGGTACCCAGGATCCCAGAGTGGCTATTTGTGGCCAGTTACTATATGGCATATTTCAACAGCTGCCTTAATGCAATTATATATGGAGTGCTTAACCAAAATTTCAGGAAGGAATACAGGAGAATTATAGTCTCACTGTGTACAGCCAAGATGTTCTTCATGGATAGCTCTAATGACATAGCAGATAGAGTTCAATGTAAACCCTCTCCATTAATGGCCAATAATAACCCAATAAAGGTGGACTCTGTTTAA